ATAGCTTTTTTAAAAATTCTAAAAAAATTGAGAGAAAAAAAGGAAATGACGCTAAAAGAATTATTCAGATAAAAACAGCAAACAATTCCTAAAAGTATTTAAATTAAAAAAGCTCCTAAAAAGGAGCTTTTTTTTCTATTCTAAACTTAATGTTATTTGTCCGTCATCTTCAAGTTGACCAGAAATAGCATCAGAATCCGTTTCGCCTTGAACTTCTATTTCTTCGGGAATAATTTCCTCTGGTGCTTCATAAGGCAGCGGTTCCAGTAAATTAACTTGTTTCAATTTATCTGTTGTTAATTGATTTCCTAAAGCTTTAAATCCTTTCACAGCAATAAAAGACTCAATATCTACCGTCATGTTTTCTTTTTGAACTCCTTTCACTTTAGTGAAAATTAATTCGGCAACAGGACGATAATCCGTAGCAACAATTTCCAATTGAGAATTAGGATGTTCCGTTATGAAAATTTCCTCTTTATTTTCGGTTTCCACCAAAAAACGCTTGATGTAATACCGTTCTTTTTCACCATCATAATAAATGGCAGAAATTGGTTTTTTAGGAATCCATTTTTCCAAAACAACCATATCTTCATCAAAATGAGTAGATAATTCCGGCGTAATCACTTTCAGTTTTCCCGATTGATGAATCACTAATATTTTGTCATTTGGCCTGAATTCACCTAACAATTCTCCTCGCGCATCTACATTTAATCTTTGCACAGTGTCATCAAACCAGACTTTTCTTGGTAATAAAGTAGAAATTCCTTTCTCTTTCAATTCGATTTTTTTGATTGGATATTTGGTTACCAAATTCCCTTTAGACGCTCTGCCTTTTATAGCTAAATTAGCAAAATCAATATCGAATTTTAATTTTTTCACACTTCCAACCTGACGTAATATAATCGTGATAACCTCCGCTTCTCCGTTTGGATTGCAGGAGAAATAAAGAATTTGTGAACCAGCGGTTTCATTAGTCAAATCGTATGCTTTATCACGAGTCACTCCGGAAACATTAAATCGTTTAATGTAAGACGGACCTGATTTTCCGTCGCGATAAATCATATTGTAAATCGTTCTTTTATCACTTTTATCAAAAATCGCAATATGAATGATGTCCTTACCTACGAATGTTTTTGCATCCACTTTGGTAATCATCATTTTTCCATCTCGCAGAAAAACAATTACATCATCAATATCAGAACAATCGGTAACATATTCGTCTTTTTTCAGGCTTGTTCCCACAAAACCTTCTTCTCTGTTTACGTAGAGTTTTGTATTTCTTAAAACTACTTTTGTCGCTTCAATATCATCAAAAATTCGAAGTTCTGTTTGGCGTTCCCGTCCTTTACCGTATTTTTCTTTTAATTTGGTAAAATAGGCAATCGCAAAATCAATCAGATGCTCTAAATTATATTTTACTTGTTCGATATCACCTTCCAGTGATTCGATTTTATCCTGTGCTTTATTGCTGTCAAATTTAGAAATACGCATGATTCGAATATCCAACAAACGCAAAATATCTTCTTCGGTAACGGCTCGTTTCAAATGTTTAATGTGTGGTTTCAAACCATCATCAACGGCCTTAATTACCGTTTCTCTCGTCGTCATTTCTTCAATATCGCGATAGATTTTATTTTCAATAAAAATACGTTCCAATGAAAGGAAATGCCATTGCTCCTCTAATTCCCCCAACTGAATTTCGAGTTCACTTTTCAAAAGTTGAACCGTTCTGTTGGTCGAAATTTTCAACATATCCGTCACCCCGATAAACAATGGTTTATTGTCTTCGATCACACAACCCAGTGGCGCCACCGAAGTTTCGCAAGCGGTGAATGCAAACAAAGCATCAATAGTTTTATCCGGAGAAACTCCAGGAAAGAGATGAATTAATATCTC
This region of Flavobacterium lacustre genomic DNA includes:
- a CDS encoding DNA gyrase/topoisomerase IV subunit A, yielding MKDEEDENTIPEGQDEDNSIDENQFEGKSFEGQHFYENQEDGNDTITKVTGMYKDWFLDYASYVILERAVPAIEDGFKPVQRRIMHSLKELDDGRYNKVANVVGHTMQYHPHGDQSIGDAMVQIGQKELLIDCQGNWGNILTGDGAAASRYIEARLSKFALEVLYSPKITDWGVSYDGRRAEPNNLPVKFPLLLAQGAEGIAVGLSTKVLPHNFNELIDSSIKILKGKPFTLYPDFMTQGIADVSNYNDGMRGGRVRVRAKIGQLDKNTLVITQIPFSTNTTTLIDSILKANDKGKIKIKKIEDNTAADVEILIHLFPGVSPDKTIDALFAFTACETSVAPLGCVIEDNKPLFIGVTDMLKISTNRTVQLLKSELEIQLGELEEQWHFLSLERIFIENKIYRDIEEMTTRETVIKAVDDGLKPHIKHLKRAVTEEDILRLLDIRIMRISKFDSNKAQDKIESLEGDIEQVKYNLEHLIDFAIAYFTKLKEKYGKGRERQTELRIFDDIEATKVVLRNTKLYVNREEGFVGTSLKKDEYVTDCSDIDDVIVFLRDGKMMITKVDAKTFVGKDIIHIAIFDKSDKRTIYNMIYRDGKSGPSYIKRFNVSGVTRDKAYDLTNETAGSQILYFSCNPNGEAEVITIILRQVGSVKKLKFDIDFANLAIKGRASKGNLVTKYPIKKIELKEKGISTLLPRKVWFDDTVQRLNVDARGELLGEFRPNDKILVIHQSGKLKVITPELSTHFDEDMVVLEKWIPKKPISAIYYDGEKERYYIKRFLVETENKEEIFITEHPNSQLEIVATDYRPVAELIFTKVKGVQKENMTVDIESFIAVKGFKALGNQLTTDKLKQVNLLEPLPYEAPEEIIPEEIEVQGETDSDAISGQLEDDGQITLSLE